Proteins from a genomic interval of Rubinisphaera italica:
- the mdoH gene encoding glucans biosynthesis glucosyltransferase MdoH: MESSARSSYQIRQTRLALLIVSLYSTILLMAPFVYAISRNGVSSLESVSTVLFAMLSFWVSLGFWNAFFGYQKMSRLKRSESASKRKSISLEVQEQTKTAILMPIYNEDPEAVIARLHAIIQSLRKVNAESGFEIFVLSDTTNPDIALREELVWSQYLERFKPSINIYYRRRLKNAQRKAGNIADFCERWGTSYDFMLVLDADSVMAGETIVEMVRRMAADPKLGILQVSPRPFNRHSLFARLQQFSAAAYGPLCVRGFCSWTGVDGNYWGHNALIRIRPFIDHCHLPILPGPRPLGGEILSHDFVEAALMRRAGWKVRVAADLEGSYEECPTTLADYVQRDQRWCQGNMQHARLVVSEGFHPLSRVHFAMGVMSYIASPLWLTFMLVTFLSQYLESFPTGATVSASYVMACMFGIFAVTMGLLLVPKFMGLSCLFRDRKQVTQFGGPLALTVSVFLEIFFSVLLAPVMAYYHSRFVLMTLMGRTVSWNSQQREETRVSAKDAWSMHWDVFAFYGLLGTLVASLAPQMLPWFAPILVGPLLVVPFAMILGSARFGRWLTKHQWLLIPEEQAESPLLKSMQEVLNDFEQHPVVKTGEDIFESVLRDINRTTMHLRIAEATNCLAPEDQEKDIELELLVNRSDLLNAPIEVRRRILTDAKTFNRLAASFQQA; the protein is encoded by the coding sequence ATGGAATCCTCTGCAAGATCGAGTTACCAGATTCGTCAAACTCGCTTAGCACTGCTGATTGTCTCTTTGTATTCGACAATCCTGTTAATGGCGCCGTTTGTCTATGCGATCTCACGCAATGGGGTCTCGTCGTTGGAGTCTGTCTCGACAGTCTTATTTGCGATGCTGTCCTTCTGGGTCTCGCTTGGATTCTGGAACGCCTTTTTTGGCTACCAGAAAATGTCACGGCTCAAAAGAAGCGAGTCTGCTTCAAAGCGGAAATCGATTTCTCTTGAAGTGCAGGAGCAGACAAAGACCGCCATTTTGATGCCGATCTACAATGAAGATCCGGAAGCGGTCATTGCCCGCCTGCATGCGATCATACAATCACTTCGAAAAGTGAATGCAGAAAGCGGTTTTGAGATTTTTGTTCTGAGTGATACAACCAATCCCGATATCGCTTTGCGCGAAGAACTGGTCTGGTCCCAATATTTGGAGCGATTCAAACCATCCATCAATATTTATTATCGGCGACGTCTAAAAAATGCTCAGCGGAAAGCCGGGAATATAGCAGACTTTTGTGAGCGTTGGGGAACGAGTTACGACTTCATGCTCGTCCTTGATGCCGATAGCGTGATGGCTGGTGAAACCATTGTCGAAATGGTTCGGCGTATGGCAGCCGATCCCAAACTGGGAATCCTGCAGGTCTCTCCCCGTCCATTTAATCGACATTCTTTATTCGCCCGACTCCAGCAATTCTCTGCTGCTGCATACGGTCCACTCTGTGTGCGGGGATTCTGTTCCTGGACAGGAGTGGATGGAAACTATTGGGGACACAATGCGTTAATCCGCATTCGTCCGTTTATCGATCATTGTCATTTGCCGATTCTGCCTGGGCCTCGTCCGTTAGGCGGAGAGATTCTCAGCCACGATTTTGTCGAAGCCGCTTTGATGAGGAGAGCCGGTTGGAAAGTTCGCGTCGCTGCCGATCTTGAGGGAAGCTACGAAGAATGCCCCACAACATTGGCTGACTATGTACAACGCGATCAGCGATGGTGTCAGGGAAATATGCAGCACGCACGACTGGTCGTCAGTGAAGGATTCCATCCTTTGAGCCGGGTACACTTTGCTATGGGCGTGATGTCGTACATTGCTTCACCGCTGTGGCTGACATTTATGCTCGTTACATTTCTTTCGCAGTATCTCGAATCGTTTCCTACTGGCGCAACAGTCTCTGCCAGTTATGTGATGGCCTGCATGTTTGGTATTTTTGCAGTAACAATGGGATTGCTGCTCGTTCCAAAATTCATGGGGCTGTCTTGCCTGTTTCGTGATCGCAAACAGGTGACGCAGTTTGGAGGTCCACTCGCGTTAACCGTTAGTGTTTTTTTGGAGATCTTTTTCTCCGTTCTGCTCGCCCCCGTGATGGCTTACTATCACAGCCGTTTTGTCTTGATGACATTGATGGGCCGAACGGTTTCCTGGAATTCGCAGCAGCGTGAAGAAACTCGTGTCTCCGCAAAGGATGCCTGGTCGATGCACTGGGATGTGTTTGCGTTCTATGGCTTACTGGGGACATTGGTTGCCAGCCTGGCACCACAAATGTTGCCCTGGTTTGCACCGATTCTAGTCGGCCCTTTGCTCGTCGTTCCATTTGCGATGATTCTGGGCAGTGCTCGTTTCGGCCGCTGGTTAACAAAACATCAATGGCTCCTGATTCCGGAGGAGCAGGCTGAATCACCACTGCTCAAATCGATGCAAGAAGTCCTGAATGATTTTGAGCAGCATCCTGTTGTGAAAACCGGTGAAGATATATTCGAGTCGGTATTGCGAGATATCAACAGAACGACAATGCATCTGCGAATTGCCGAAGCAACCAATTGCCTG